A genomic region of Xiphophorus couchianus chromosome 18, X_couchianus-1.0, whole genome shotgun sequence contains the following coding sequences:
- the il12a gene encoding interleukin-12 subunit alpha, whose protein sequence is MRFLNLFIYLFYFLFTVPFWLCGCPKPDAIAGVDVSPAGFSSCAALPLMLMLLNWRTSTGLPLPPSANNSAQCASLFRDLLLSVTEVLKSEDLCSSLIKSNEMPMRSSETVRACSPASTQNSGCGMLSNSSSNSSFSENECVMNIMRDLAFYHTAIETYLKSPLHRPETEIPLLSPTLGILRDLRKNCSSMETGERNSSEDAPDRWGNASYVNRQKMCKMMRGFHVRAVTINRAVGYISSGDHRK, encoded by the exons ATGcgctttttaaatttatttatttatttattttattttttatttactgttccGTTTTGGTTGTGTGGTTGCCCAAAACCTGATGCTATCGCCGGTGTTGATGTTTCTCCTGCAGGCTTTTCCAGCTGCGCCGCGCTGCCGCTGATGCTGATGCTGCTCAACTGGCGCACATCCACGGGGCTGCCGCTGCCGCCGAGCGCAAACAACAGCGCACAGTGCGCAAGTCTCTTCAGGGaccttctgctgagtgtcacggAGGTTCTCAAAAGC GAAGATTTGTGTTCCAGCTTGATCAAATCCAACGAGATGCCAATGAGGAGCAGCGAAACAGTGCGGGCCTGCTCTCCCGCTTCGACTCAG AACTCCGGCTGCGGGATGCTGAGCAATTCCTCCTCCAATTCGTCCTTCAGTGAG AATGAGTGTGTGATGAACATCATGAGGGATTTGGCCTTCTACCATACCGCCATTGAAACGTACCTCAAGTCCCCACTCCACAGGCCAGAGACGGAAATTCCACTTCTGAGTCCGACTCTGGGAATCCTTCGGGACCTGAGGAAG AACTGCTCCTCGATGGAAACAGGAGAGCGCAACTCttctgag GACGCGCCTGATCGGTGGGGAAACGCCTCCTACGTGAACCGACAAAAGATGTGTAAGATGATGAGAGGCTTCCACGTTCGCGCCGTCACCATCAACCGAGCCGTGGGCTACATCTCCTCGGGGGACCACAGGAAGTAG
- the schip1 gene encoding schwannomin-interacting protein 1 isoform X5, protein MDGGDDVISQASVIYLSDDYKEAQKNERESIRQKLALGSFFDDGPGIYTSCSKSGKPSLSSRLQSGMNLQICFVNDSGSDKDSDADDSKTETSLDTPLSPMSKQSSSYSDRDTTEDDSESLEDMDFLSRQKKLQAEAKLALAMAKPMAKMQVEVEKQNRKKSPVADLLPHMPHISECLMKRSLKPTDLRDMTLGQLQVIVNDLHSQIESLNEELVQLLLIRDELHMEQDAMLVDIEDLTRHAESQQKHLAERTLSK, encoded by the exons GCCCAGAAGAATGAGAGGGAGTCAATCAGGCAGAAGTTGGCTCTGGGTAGTTTCTTCGACGATGGCCCAGGCATCTACACGAGCTGCAGCAAGAGCGGCAAACCCAGCCTGTCCTCACG GCTGCAGAGCGGCATGAACCTGCAGATCTGTTTTGTCAATGACAGCGGCAGTGACAAGGACAGCGATGCGGATGACAGCAAGACAGAGACCAGCCTGGACACACCGCTGTCCCCCATG TCCAAGCAGAGCTCCTCCTACTCGGACAGGGACACCACGGAGGACGACTCAGAGTCCCTGGAGGACATGGACTTTTTGAGTCGGCAGAAGAAGCTGCAGGCGGAGGCGAAGTTAGCCCTGGCGATGGCCAAGCCCATGGCCAAGATgcaggtggaggtggagaaACAGAACCGCAAAAAGTCGCCAGTGGCCGACCTG CTTCCACACATGCCTCATATCAGCGAGTGTCTGATGAAAAGAAGCCTGAAACCCACCGACTTGAGAGACATGACTCTGGGGCAGCTTCAGGTTATAGTCAACGACCTGCATTCCCAGATTGAAA GTCTGAATGAGGAGCTTGTACAGTTGCTACTGATTCGGGATGAGCTGCACATGGAGCAAGACGCCATGCTGGTTGACATTGAGGACCTCACCAG GCATGCTGAGAGCCAGCAGAAACATTTGGCCGAGAGGACCCTATCCAAATAA
- the schip1 gene encoding schwannomin-interacting protein 1 isoform X6 — MVHQENCSYKAQKNERESIRQKLALGSFFDDGPGIYTSCSKSGKPSLSSRLQSGMNLQICFVNDSGSDKDSDADDSKTETSLDTPLSPMSKQSSSYSDRDTTEDDSESLEDMDFLSRQKKLQAEAKLALAMAKPMAKMQVEVEKQNRKKSPVADLLPHMPHISECLMKRSLKPTDLRDMTLGQLQVIVNDLHSQIESLNEELVQLLLIRDELHMEQDAMLVDIEDLTRHAESQQKHLAERTLSK; from the exons GCCCAGAAGAATGAGAGGGAGTCAATCAGGCAGAAGTTGGCTCTGGGTAGTTTCTTCGACGATGGCCCAGGCATCTACACGAGCTGCAGCAAGAGCGGCAAACCCAGCCTGTCCTCACG GCTGCAGAGCGGCATGAACCTGCAGATCTGTTTTGTCAATGACAGCGGCAGTGACAAGGACAGCGATGCGGATGACAGCAAGACAGAGACCAGCCTGGACACACCGCTGTCCCCCATG TCCAAGCAGAGCTCCTCCTACTCGGACAGGGACACCACGGAGGACGACTCAGAGTCCCTGGAGGACATGGACTTTTTGAGTCGGCAGAAGAAGCTGCAGGCGGAGGCGAAGTTAGCCCTGGCGATGGCCAAGCCCATGGCCAAGATgcaggtggaggtggagaaACAGAACCGCAAAAAGTCGCCAGTGGCCGACCTG CTTCCACACATGCCTCATATCAGCGAGTGTCTGATGAAAAGAAGCCTGAAACCCACCGACTTGAGAGACATGACTCTGGGGCAGCTTCAGGTTATAGTCAACGACCTGCATTCCCAGATTGAAA GTCTGAATGAGGAGCTTGTACAGTTGCTACTGATTCGGGATGAGCTGCACATGGAGCAAGACGCCATGCTGGTTGACATTGAGGACCTCACCAG GCATGCTGAGAGCCAGCAGAAACATTTGGCCGAGAGGACCCTATCCAAATAA